TGCTGCAGTTTGTCCATCGCATCTCCGCTGCGACCTCTTGGATCCGAGCTGCTACTCCGCTGTGGCGGCCAGTCATAGCCCTCGCGCCCTCTGTGCAGACTCCAACACACTTTTTCCATTCAAGTCCATTCTCTTGCACAAACGCGTCCAGGAGCTAGAATATGTGCTCAGCTGTTGCTCTGGTCTCCAGTGGTTGACAGAACAGAAAGTCTTCCTGAGCTGCACCATCATGTTCATATCCGACATAAACAATCAAATTGGCCAAATCTGCAACATCAGTAGTCTCGCCCAGCTGGATGGAATAATGGCTACTACTTTGAATGCGCTCAATTAATGTATTTTAAACATCCTCTGCCAtactattctccatgacacagtgTCCTTTGAAAGTGGCACCAAATGTAACTGTTTGGCAGCCTTCTCGCCACAAATTATTTCTGTCATTTATTTTGGCTTACCGGCTTTTGCAATGTGGAGGCTGGCACGATACGAGGCTTCCTGGGCCTTAGATGTGGGTGTTATTATCTGTaacgtctgtgtgtgtttcctgcagacgtccagcagctggtggtggttaaagaagaggttCCCCCTGAGCAGCAGGAGTGGAGCTCCAGTCTGGACCgggaggacccagagccccccccacacattaaagaggaacaggaggaactctGGAGCAGTccggagggagagcagcttcaagggctggaggaggctgatatcatCAAGTCCACATTCACTCCtgtccctgtgaagagtgaagatgatgaagagaaacctcagtcctctcagcttcatcaaagacaaactgaacacctggaaacagaagctgatggagaggactgtggaggaccagaaccagccaggagctcagatccagagagacatttacaaccagagactgaggacaaccgtggagactcttctgaacctgacactgaagacagggCTGATTGGAAGAAGATGAGAGAACCAGGTTCAAACTCTCAGAGAAATAAACAAGACCCTGTCAGTGATTCAAGACGTATTGCAAGAGAGAAAcgattcagctgctcagtctgtaagaaattcTTTGCAGTGAGAGGAAATTTAAATCGGCACATggcaatccacacaggagagaaaccattcagctgctcagtctgtaagaagtCTTTTACTCAGCGAGGATATTTAAAGAAGCACATGTACATCCATACAGGAGAGAAAcgattcagctgctcagtctgtgagaAAACTTTTGCAGGGAGAGGAAATTTTAATCGACACAAagcaatccacacaggagagaaaccattcagctgctcagtctgtaagaagtCTTTTACTCAGAGAGGccatttaaagaaacacatgtaCATCcatacaggagagaaaccattcagctgctcagtctgtgatAAATATTTTACACAAAGTGGAATTTTAAAGGATCACATGAGAATTCATactggagagaaaccattcagacaaactgaacacctggaagcagaagctgatggagaggactgtggaggaccagaaccagccaggatctcagatccagagagacatttacaacCAGAGATCGAGGACAACGACAAGGATGACATATTCTGTTCATTTTCAGGTTCGTATTAGTATGTTGTctttactgggacatgtctccatgctttgaaAAAACTCTTTATAACACGTTGGTGCataaatgtaaaaatgtatAGGTATTTATGATATTAATTAGGAATTTACAAATAAGGGGTTCAAAACGGGGCTTTGAGCGGTGACATAATGAACACAACAGCTGTTCTCTGTAACGtctctgtgtttcctgtttcctgcagacgtccagcagctggtggtggttaaagaagaggttCCCCCTGAGCAGCAGGAGTGGAGctccagtctggaccaggaggacccagatCCCCCCCCATACATTAAAGAGGAACAGGAGGAACACTGGAgcagtcaggagggagagcagcttcaagGGCTGGAGGAGGCcgatatcaccaagtccacaTTCACTCCtgtccctgtgaagagtgaagatgataaagagaaacctcagtcctctcagcttcatcaaagacaaactgaacacatggaaacagaagctgatggagaggactgtggaggaccagaaccagccaggaactcagatccagagagacatttacaatcagagactgaggacaactctggagactcttctgaaactGACGACTCTTCTGAAACTGACACTGCAGATTCTACTGACACTTACACTGAAGACAGAgctgattggaaggagaccagagaaccagTTTCAAACTCTCCGAAACCTAAACAAGACCCTGTCAGTGATTCAAGACGTAGTGCAGGAGAggaaccattcagctgctcagtctgtaataaATCTTTTTCACAAAAGCAATatttaaagagacacatgagagtccacacaggagagaaacgatttagctgcagtgtttgtgacaaaagatttacCTGGAGTCAACAGGTCAAAAGACATAAGTGTGTTGGTagtcagtcctcacagcttcATCAAACTCAAactgaggagaacagagaggcagagcctccagccagcagctcagctgaacacatggaaacagaagctggtggagaggactgtggaggaccagaaccagccaggaactcagatccagagagacatttacaaccagagactgaggccaaccctggagactcttctggaCCTGGGACTGAAGACAGGgctgattggaaggagaccagagaaccaggttcaaactgtcagaaacctaTAAAATACCCTGTCTGTGATTCAAGTCGTAATTCAGGAGAGAAAACATTTGGCTGCTCTTTGTGTGAGAAAAGGGTTAAACGGAGAGGAAATGTAAAAGACCACGTGAGTATTCTCACAGCTTCATCAAACTCAaagtgaggagaacagagaggcagagcctccagccagcagctcagctgaacacatggaatcagaagctgatggagaggactgtggaggaccagaaccagccaggaactcagatccagagagacatttacaacCAGAGACTGAGGACAACCCTGGAGACTCTTCAGAACCTGACATTTTCCAAGTCAAATCTGCAACAAAATAAGAAGACAATTAATTAGTCCTACGACAATTCACATGAGAAAAATCTGTCTGGCTGTATAAACTCTGTTTGACAATATTCATACATGACAACTGAAGTTttgaatatgtttaatgtttttgtcaTACTACTTTTCTGATTTATACTATAACCACTGACTGATTCATCTGCAGAGTAGTTTCTCTAATAATCTGTTTGGATAATGAAATGTTGTGACTTGAAACTTCCATTGGGATGTATTTGATAGTTCCTGTTGAGTTATCAGTCTGTTCTGGAAGAAGAACCAATGACGTATTGatatagagcaggggttcccaacctttattgtgccaaggactGGCAGATACGTTAAAAAAAATTGCGGGccggttgtcaattttaactgatttcaatatttactcaccagcaggtggcaacagaggctaattgtattTAACAGCCTGAAGAAATAccaatatgcatccaaaacatattaacaatGTTTAAAACCAGGatacaattaaaacaaaaaattaGGACCGCTTTACACATATTGATATAACTGACATGTCAGTGAGACCACTGGGCTTGTTTGCCAGCCATAATAACATCATACCGGGGCGTTTGTCCGGTCGTTC
This sequence is a window from Pseudochaenichthys georgianus unplaced genomic scaffold, fPseGeo1.2 scaffold_180_arrow_ctg1, whole genome shotgun sequence. Protein-coding genes within it:
- the LOC139433302 gene encoding zinc finger protein 271-like → MRADDEETKKMSVRSQRESSTPGVTDTYVQQLVVVKEEVPPEQQESSLDQEDPEPPPHIKEEQEELWSSQEGEQLQGLEEADITKSTFTPVPVKSEDDEEKPQSSQLHQRQTEHLETEADGEDCGGPEPARSSDPERHLQPETEDNDKDDIFCSFSDVQQLVVVKEEVPPEQQEWSSSLDREDPEPPPHIKEEQEELWSSPEGEQLQGLEEADIIKSTFTPVPVKSEDDEEKPQSSQLHQRQTEHLETEADGEDCGGPEPARSSDPERHLQPETEDNRGDSSEPDTEDRADWKKMREPGSNSQRNKQDPVSDSRRIAREKRFSCSVCKKFFAVRGNLNRHMAIHTGEKPFSCSVCKKSFTQRGYLKKHMYIHTGEKRFSCSVCEKTFAGRGNFNRHKAIHTGEKPFSCSVCKKSFTQRGHLKKHMYIHTGEKPFSCSVCDKYFTQSGILKDHMRIHTGEKPFRQTEHLEAEADGEDCGGPEPARISDPERHLQPEIEDNDKDDIFCSFSDVQQLVVVKEEVPPEQQEWSSSLDQEDPDPPPYIKEEQEEHWSSQEGEQLQGLEEADITKSTFTPVPVKSEDDKEKPQSSQLHQRQTEHMETEADGEDCGGPEPARNSDPERHLQSETEDNSGDSSETDDSSETDTADSTDTYTEDRADWKETREPVSNSPKPKQDPVSDSRRSAGEEPFSCSVCNKSFSQKQYLKRHMRVHTGEKRFSCSVCDKRFTWSQQVKRHKCVGSQSSQLHQTQTEENREAEPPASSSAEHMETEAGGEDCGGPEPARNSDPERHLQPETEANPGDSSGPGTEDRADWKETREPGSNCQKPIKYPVCDSSRNSGEKTFGCSLCEKRVKRRGNVKDHVSILTASSNSK